A single Thiohalobacter thiocyanaticus DNA region contains:
- the rpoB gene encoding DNA-directed RNA polymerase subunit beta has protein sequence MGYSFTDKKRIRKDFGKRPSILQVPYLLATQIESYERFLQTGQGGAEQREDCGLHAAFSSVFPIQSYSGNAALEYVSYRLGTPTFDVKECQLRGMTYAAPLRALVRLIIYDKESSAENKPIKDIKEQEVYFGEMPLMTENGTFVINGTERVIVSQLHRSPGVFFDHDKGKTHSSGKLLYSARVIPYRGSWLDFEFDPKDCLFVRIDRRRKLPATILLRALGYEVEQILDIFFDTNTFHIGKNEIKLDLVPERLRGETAIFDIRIGNDVLVEEGRRITARHIRELDQAGVKSLVVPESYLVGKVLSHNVVDKASGEIIANANDELTEELVAKLREAGIKQVKTLYTNDLDRGPYISETLRIDPTASELEAQVEIYRMMRPGEPPTKEAAQNLFNNLFFTEDRYDLSAVGRMKFNRRVGRDEVEGPGVLYDGVYFKTRTDEASKTLVEQHGDNSDIIAVMKALVDIRNGNGFVDDIDHLGNRRIRCVGEMAENVFRIGLVRVERAVKERLSMAESEGLMPQELINAKPVAAAIKEFFGSSQLSQFMDQNNPLSEVTHKRRVSALGPGGLTRERAGFEVRDVHPTHYGRVCPIETPEGPNIGLINSLAVFARTNKYGFLETPYRKVVDGRVTDDVEYLSAIEEGQYVIAQANAAMDDKGMLTDDLISCRHQNEFTLSTPDKVDYIDVSPRQIVSVAAALLPFLEHDDANRALMGSNMQRQAVPTLRSEKPLVGTGIERTVAIDSGVAVTARRGGVVDSVDAARVVVRVNDDETVAGEPGVDIYNLTKYTRSNQNTCINQRPLVNPGDVIAKGDVLADGPSTDMGELALGQNMLVAFMPWNGYNFEDSILISERVVQEDRFTTIHIEELNCVARDTKLGPEEISGDIPNVGESALAKLDESGIVYIGAEVKPGDILVGKVTPKGETQLTPEEKLLRAIFGEKASDVKDTSLRVPSGMDGTVVDVQVFTRDGVEKDKRALQIEEEQLDQVKKDLADQMRIMDEDVYRRVEALLIGKTAEGGPNKLKPGSKITKSYLEELDKSKWFEVRLKNDEANEQLEKAAERLKQIREEFDKKLEEKRMKIKAGDDLAPGVLKMVKVYLAVKRRIQPGDKMAGRHGNKGVISTIVPMEDMPYGDDGTPVDIVLNPLGVPSRMNVGQVLETHLGWAAKGLGLKIGGMLDAQAQPKELRGFLDKIYNTSGKQENLAEFSDDEIVRLGENLRSGVPMATPVFDGANEDEIKGMLRLADLPESGQTVLYDGRTGDAFDRPVTVGYMYMLKLNHLVDDKMHARSTGPYSLVTQQPLGGKAQFGGQRFGEMEVWALEAYGAAYTLQEMLTVKSDDVNGRTKMYKSIVDGDHHMEAGMPESFNVLVKEIRSLGINLELEQD, from the coding sequence ATGGGCTACAGCTTCACCGATAAGAAACGTATTCGCAAGGATTTCGGCAAGCGACCCAGTATTCTCCAGGTCCCGTACCTGCTGGCGACACAGATCGAGTCCTATGAGCGTTTTCTGCAGACCGGTCAGGGTGGTGCGGAGCAGCGCGAGGACTGCGGTCTGCATGCGGCCTTCTCCTCGGTGTTCCCGATCCAGAGTTATTCCGGCAACGCTGCCCTGGAATATGTCAGTTACCGTCTCGGCACCCCGACCTTCGACGTCAAGGAGTGCCAGCTGCGCGGCATGACCTACGCCGCGCCCCTGCGCGCGCTGGTGCGCCTGATCATCTATGACAAGGAGTCCTCGGCCGAGAACAAGCCGATCAAGGACATCAAGGAGCAGGAGGTCTACTTCGGCGAGATGCCGCTGATGACCGAGAACGGCACCTTCGTCATCAACGGCACCGAGCGCGTCATCGTCTCCCAGCTGCACCGTTCGCCGGGCGTGTTCTTCGACCACGACAAGGGCAAGACCCACTCCTCCGGCAAGCTGCTGTATTCCGCGCGGGTCATTCCCTACCGCGGCTCCTGGCTGGACTTCGAGTTCGACCCCAAGGACTGCCTCTTCGTGCGTATCGACCGTCGCCGCAAGCTGCCGGCGACCATTCTGCTGCGCGCGCTGGGTTACGAGGTCGAGCAGATCCTGGATATCTTCTTCGATACCAACACCTTCCACATCGGCAAGAACGAGATCAAGCTGGACCTGGTGCCTGAGCGCCTGCGCGGTGAAACCGCCATCTTCGACATCAGGATCGGCAATGACGTGCTGGTCGAGGAAGGCCGCCGCATCACCGCCCGTCACATCCGCGAACTGGATCAGGCCGGGGTGAAGAGCCTGGTCGTGCCCGAGTCCTACCTGGTCGGCAAGGTGCTGTCGCACAACGTGGTGGACAAGGCCAGCGGCGAGATCATCGCCAATGCCAACGACGAGCTCACCGAAGAGTTGGTCGCGAAGCTGCGCGAGGCCGGCATCAAGCAGGTCAAGACCCTCTATACCAATGATCTGGACCGCGGTCCCTACATCTCCGAGACCCTGCGCATCGACCCGACCGCCAGCGAACTGGAGGCCCAGGTCGAGATCTACCGCATGATGCGTCCGGGTGAGCCGCCGACCAAGGAAGCGGCCCAGAACCTGTTCAACAACCTGTTCTTCACCGAGGACCGCTACGACCTGTCCGCGGTCGGCCGGATGAAATTCAACCGCCGGGTCGGCCGCGACGAGGTCGAGGGCCCGGGCGTGCTCTACGACGGCGTCTACTTCAAGACCCGCACCGACGAGGCGTCGAAGACGCTGGTCGAGCAGCACGGCGATAACTCCGACATCATTGCCGTGATGAAGGCCCTGGTCGACATCCGCAACGGCAACGGTTTCGTCGACGACATCGATCACCTGGGCAACCGCCGCATCCGCTGTGTCGGCGAGATGGCCGAGAATGTCTTCCGCATCGGTCTGGTGCGCGTCGAGCGCGCGGTCAAGGAGCGTCTGTCCATGGCCGAGAGCGAGGGCCTGATGCCGCAGGAGCTGATCAACGCCAAGCCGGTGGCCGCCGCGATCAAGGAATTCTTCGGCTCCTCGCAGCTGTCGCAGTTCATGGACCAGAACAACCCGCTGTCCGAGGTCACCCACAAGCGCCGCGTCTCTGCGCTCGGCCCGGGTGGCCTGACCCGCGAGCGCGCCGGCTTCGAGGTGCGCGACGTGCACCCGACCCACTACGGTCGCGTCTGCCCGATCGAGACCCCGGAAGGTCCGAACATCGGCCTGATCAACTCGCTGGCCGTGTTCGCCCGCACCAACAAGTACGGCTTCCTGGAAACCCCCTACCGCAAGGTGGTGGACGGCCGGGTGACCGACGACGTCGAATACCTGTCGGCGATCGAGGAAGGGCAGTACGTCATCGCCCAGGCCAACGCCGCCATGGACGACAAGGGCATGCTCACCGATGACCTGATCTCCTGCCGGCACCAGAACGAGTTCACCCTGTCCACCCCGGACAAGGTCGACTACATCGACGTCTCGCCGCGCCAGATCGTGTCGGTGGCCGCCGCGCTGCTGCCGTTCCTGGAGCACGACGATGCCAACCGCGCCCTGATGGGCTCGAACATGCAGCGCCAGGCCGTACCGACCCTGCGCAGCGAGAAGCCGCTGGTCGGCACCGGCATCGAGCGTACCGTGGCCATCGACTCCGGCGTGGCCGTGACCGCGCGTCGCGGCGGCGTGGTGGACTCGGTCGACGCTGCCCGCGTGGTGGTGCGCGTCAACGACGACGAGACCGTTGCCGGCGAGCCCGGTGTGGACATCTACAACCTGACCAAGTACACCCGTTCCAACCAGAACACCTGTATCAACCAGCGCCCGCTGGTCAATCCGGGTGACGTGATCGCGAAGGGCGACGTGCTGGCCGATGGCCCGAGCACCGACATGGGTGAACTGGCGCTGGGCCAGAACATGCTGGTCGCCTTCATGCCCTGGAACGGCTACAACTTCGAGGACTCGATCCTGATCTCCGAGCGGGTGGTGCAGGAAGACCGTTTCACCACCATCCATATCGAGGAGCTCAACTGCGTTGCGCGCGACACCAAGCTGGGTCCGGAGGAGATCTCCGGCGACATCCCCAACGTGGGCGAGAGCGCACTGGCCAAGCTGGACGAGTCCGGCATCGTCTACATCGGCGCCGAGGTCAAGCCGGGCGACATCCTGGTCGGCAAGGTCACACCCAAGGGCGAAACCCAGCTCACTCCGGAGGAGAAGCTGCTGCGCGCCATCTTCGGCGAGAAGGCCTCCGACGTGAAGGACACCTCGCTGCGCGTGCCCTCAGGCATGGACGGCACCGTGGTCGACGTGCAGGTGTTCACCCGCGACGGCGTGGAGAAGGACAAGCGCGCCCTGCAGATCGAGGAAGAACAGCTCGATCAGGTCAAGAAGGATCTGGCCGACCAGATGCGCATCATGGACGAGGACGTCTATCGCCGCGTCGAGGCGCTGTTGATCGGCAAGACCGCCGAGGGCGGGCCGAACAAGCTCAAGCCCGGCAGCAAGATCACCAAGTCCTATCTGGAAGAGCTGGATAAATCCAAGTGGTTCGAGGTCCGGCTCAAGAACGACGAGGCCAACGAGCAGCTGGAGAAGGCCGCCGAGCGTCTGAAGCAGATCCGCGAGGAGTTCGACAAGAAACTCGAAGAGAAGCGGATGAAGATCAAGGCCGGCGACGACCTCGCCCCCGGTGTGCTGAAGATGGTCAAGGTCTACCTGGCCGTGAAGCGCCGCATCCAGCCCGGCGACAAGATGGCCGGCCGCCACGGCAACAAGGGCGTGATTTCGACCATCGTGCCGATGGAGGACATGCCCTATGGCGACGACGGTACCCCGGTCGACATCGTGCTCAACCCGCTCGGCGTACCCTCGCGCATGAACGTCGGCCAGGTGCTGGAAACGCACCTGGGCTGGGCCGCCAAGGGACTGGGTCTGAAGATCGGCGGCATGCTCGATGCCCAGGCTCAGCCCAAGGAACTGCGCGGCTTCCTGGACAAGATCTATAACACCAGCGGCAAGCAGGAGAATCTGGCCGAGTTCAGCGACGACGAGATCGTCCGGCTCGGCGAGAACCTGCGCAGCGGCGTGCCGATGGCGACGCCGGTGTTCGACGGTGCCAACGAGGACGAGATCAAGGGCATGCTGAGACTGGCGGACCTGCCGGAATCGGGCCAGACCGTGCTCTACGACGGCCGTACCGGCGATGCCTTCGACCGCCCGGTGACCGTGGGCTACATGTACATGCTCAAGCTCAACCACCTGGTGGATGACAAGATGCATGCCCGTTCCACCGGCCCGTACAGCCTGGTCACCCAGCAGCCGCTGGGCGGCAAGGCGCAGTTCGGCGGTCAGCGCTTCGGCGAGATGGAGGTCTGGGCCCTGGAGGCCTACGGCGCCGCCTACACGCTGCAGGAAATGCTCACCGTCAAGTCCGACGACGTCAACGGTCGTACCAAGATGTACAAGAGTATCGTGGACGGCGATCACCACATGGAGGCGGGCATGCCCGAATCCTTCAACGTGCTGGTCAAGGAGATCCGCTCGCTCGGCATCAACCTCGAACTGGAACAGGACTGA
- the rplL gene encoding 50S ribosomal protein L7/L12: MAVSKEDILDTIANMSVMEVVELVEAMEEKFGVSAAAAVAAAPAAAGGGEAAAAEEKTEFDVVMTSFGSNKVGVIKVVRGITGLGLKEAKDMVEGAPSTIKEGASKDEAEDIKKQLEEAGASVEVK; the protein is encoded by the coding sequence ATGGCAGTTTCCAAAGAAGACATCCTGGACACCATCGCCAACATGAGCGTGATGGAAGTCGTTGAACTCGTTGAGGCGATGGAAGAGAAGTTCGGTGTTTCCGCCGCCGCTGCCGTGGCTGCCGCCCCGGCTGCCGCCGGGGGTGGCGAAGCCGCTGCCGCCGAGGAGAAGACCGAGTTCGACGTGGTTATGACCAGCTTCGGTTCCAACAAGGTCGGCGTGATCAAGGTCGTCCGCGGCATCACCGGCCTGGGTCTGAAGGAAGCCAAGGACATGGTCGAGGGCGCGCCCTCCACCATCAAGGAAGGCGCTTCCAAGGACGAGGCCGAAGACATCAAGAAGCAGCTTGAAGAGGCTGGTGCAAGCGTCGAGGTCAAGTAA
- the rpoC gene encoding DNA-directed RNA polymerase subunit beta', with protein sequence MKDLLNLVKPQGHLDDFDAIRIGLASPDMIRSWSYGEVKKPETINYRTFKPERDGLFCAKIFGPVKDYECLCGKYKRLKHRGVVCEKCGVEVTLAKVRRERMGHIELASPVAHIWFLKSLPSRIGLLLDMTLRDIERVLYFEAFVVIDPGMTTLERGQLLSDEAYLDTIEEFGDEFDARMGAEAVFELLKSIDMQAEANRLREEIAATNSETKLKRLAKRLKLIESFLESGNKQEWMVMEVLPVLPPELRPLVPLDGGRFATSDLNDLYRRVINRNNRLRRLLELNAPDIIVRNEKRMLQESVDALLDNGRRGRAITGTNKRPLKSLADMIKGKQGRFRQNLLGKRVDYSGRSVIVVGPTLRLHQCGLPKRMALELFKPFIFSKLIRQGVATTIKAAKKLVERESTEVWDILEEVIREHPVMLNRAPTLHRLGIQAFEPVLIEGKAIQLHPLVCAAFNADFDGDQMAVHVPLSLEAQLEARTLMMSTNNILSPANGEPIIVPSQDVVLGLYYMSRERMDAKGRGMAFSDLNELRRAYDNGVVDLHARVQVRIEDSMINDAGEIVTEMKRVDTIVGRALIYEIVPRSLPFELVDQNMTKKVISRLINSCYRRVGLKETVIFADQLMYLGFRYATRSGVSFGADDMVIPEEKYDILGRAEEEVKEIEAQYTSGLVTNGERYNKVVDIWSRTNDQVAKAMMAKLGSETVIDPEGNAVTQDSFNSVYMMADSGARGSAAQIRQLAGMRGLMAKPDGSIIETPITANFREGLNVIQYFISTHGARKGLADTALKTANSGYLTRRLVDVSQDLVVVEEDCGTENGLLMTPIVEGGDVVESLGERVLGRVVAEDTYLPGKDELAIAAGTLIDEGWVEKLELMGVDQVKVRSAITCESRYGVCSQCYGRDLARGHRVNSGEAVGVIAAQSIGEPGTQLTMRTFHIGGAASRSATVNNVDVKAAGTIRLHNIKTVANKEGNLVAVSRSGEIGVVDANGRERERYKLPYGAVLSVNDGDAVEAGQIVANWDPHTHPIVTEGGGRVRFSDFIEGVTVNRETDEITGLSSLIVSDPKQRGSAGKDLRPMVKLVDEKGDELKIAGTDIPAHYFLPAGAIVGLEDGAPVEIGDVVARIPQESSKTRDITGGLPRVADLFEARKPKEPAILAEISGTATFGKETKGKQRLVITPADGDAHEELIPKWRHVTVFEGEHVEKGETIVDGEPNPHDILRLLGVTEMANYVVKEIQDVYRLQGVKINDKHIEVIIRQMMRKVEILEPGDTRFLRGEQVEKAILLEENEKAEAEGKVPASYNILLLGITKASLATESFISAASFQETTRVLTEAATRGGRDELRGLKENVIVGRLIPAGTGLAHHDERRRLRHADLAGEAAAAAFAEPAEVESAVESSAESPDESDS encoded by the coding sequence ATGAAAGACTTACTGAATCTGGTGAAACCGCAGGGTCATCTGGACGACTTCGACGCCATCCGCATCGGACTGGCGTCGCCCGACATGATCCGGTCCTGGTCCTACGGTGAGGTCAAAAAGCCCGAGACCATCAACTACCGCACCTTCAAGCCGGAGCGCGACGGCCTGTTCTGCGCCAAGATCTTCGGTCCGGTGAAGGACTACGAGTGCCTGTGCGGCAAGTACAAGCGCCTCAAGCACCGCGGCGTGGTCTGTGAGAAGTGCGGCGTCGAGGTCACCCTGGCCAAGGTGCGCCGCGAACGCATGGGCCATATCGAGCTGGCCAGCCCCGTGGCCCACATCTGGTTCCTCAAGTCGCTGCCTTCGCGTATCGGCCTGCTGCTGGACATGACCCTGCGCGACATCGAGCGGGTGCTGTACTTCGAGGCCTTTGTGGTCATCGATCCCGGCATGACCACGCTGGAGCGGGGGCAGCTGCTCTCTGACGAGGCCTACCTCGACACCATCGAGGAATTCGGCGACGAGTTCGACGCCCGCATGGGCGCCGAGGCGGTGTTCGAGCTGCTGAAATCCATCGACATGCAGGCCGAGGCCAACCGGCTGCGCGAGGAGATCGCCGCCACCAATTCCGAGACCAAGCTCAAGCGTCTGGCCAAGCGCCTCAAGCTGATCGAGTCCTTCCTCGAATCCGGCAACAAGCAGGAATGGATGGTCATGGAGGTGCTGCCGGTGCTGCCGCCGGAACTGCGCCCGCTGGTGCCGCTGGATGGCGGCCGTTTCGCCACCTCGGACCTGAACGACCTTTACCGCCGGGTGATCAACCGCAACAACCGTCTGCGCCGGCTGCTGGAGCTCAACGCCCCCGACATCATCGTGCGCAACGAAAAGCGCATGCTGCAGGAGTCGGTCGACGCCCTGCTGGACAACGGCCGCCGCGGCCGTGCCATCACCGGCACCAACAAGCGCCCGCTGAAGTCCCTGGCCGACATGATCAAGGGCAAGCAGGGCCGCTTCCGCCAGAACCTGCTGGGCAAGCGCGTCGACTACTCCGGCCGTTCGGTCATCGTGGTCGGCCCGACCCTGCGCCTGCACCAGTGCGGGCTGCCCAAGCGCATGGCGCTGGAGTTGTTCAAGCCCTTCATCTTCTCCAAGCTCATCCGCCAGGGCGTGGCCACCACCATCAAGGCGGCCAAGAAGCTGGTCGAGCGCGAGAGCACCGAGGTCTGGGATATCCTCGAAGAGGTCATCCGCGAGCATCCGGTGATGCTCAACCGCGCCCCGACCCTGCACCGCCTGGGTATCCAGGCCTTCGAGCCGGTGCTGATCGAGGGCAAGGCGATCCAGCTGCACCCGCTGGTCTGCGCCGCCTTCAACGCCGACTTCGACGGCGACCAGATGGCGGTGCACGTGCCGCTGTCGCTGGAGGCGCAGCTGGAAGCGCGCACCCTGATGATGTCCACCAACAACATCCTCTCGCCCGCCAACGGCGAGCCCATCATCGTGCCGTCGCAGGACGTGGTGCTGGGCCTGTACTACATGTCGCGCGAGCGCATGGACGCCAAGGGCCGCGGTATGGCCTTCTCGGACCTCAATGAACTGCGTCGCGCCTATGACAACGGCGTGGTGGACCTGCATGCCCGGGTCCAGGTCCGTATCGAGGACAGCATGATCAATGACGCCGGCGAGATCGTCACCGAGATGAAGCGCGTCGACACCATCGTCGGCCGCGCCCTGATCTACGAGATCGTGCCGCGCAGCCTGCCCTTCGAACTGGTCGATCAGAACATGACCAAGAAGGTCATCTCCCGGCTCATCAATTCCTGTTATCGCCGGGTGGGGCTGAAGGAGACGGTCATCTTCGCCGACCAGCTGATGTACCTGGGCTTCCGCTACGCCACCCGTTCCGGTGTCTCCTTCGGCGCCGACGACATGGTCATCCCGGAAGAGAAATACGACATCCTGGGCCGTGCCGAGGAAGAGGTGAAGGAGATCGAGGCCCAGTACACCTCGGGTCTGGTCACCAACGGCGAGCGCTACAACAAGGTAGTCGATATCTGGTCGCGCACCAACGATCAGGTCGCCAAGGCCATGATGGCCAAGCTCGGCAGTGAGACGGTGATCGATCCCGAAGGCAATGCCGTCACTCAGGATTCGTTCAATTCCGTGTACATGATGGCCGATTCCGGCGCCCGAGGCAGTGCCGCCCAGATCCGCCAGCTGGCCGGCATGCGCGGCCTGATGGCCAAGCCGGACGGCTCCATCATCGAGACGCCGATCACGGCGAACTTCCGTGAGGGTCTGAACGTCATTCAGTACTTCATCTCCACCCACGGCGCACGCAAGGGTCTGGCCGATACCGCGCTGAAGACCGCCAACTCCGGTTACCTGACCCGGCGTCTGGTCGACGTCTCCCAGGACCTGGTGGTGGTCGAAGAGGACTGCGGTACCGAGAACGGTCTGCTCATGACCCCGATCGTCGAGGGCGGCGATGTGGTCGAGTCGCTGGGCGAGCGCGTGCTGGGCCGGGTGGTGGCCGAGGATACCTACCTGCCGGGCAAGGACGAACTGGCCATCGCCGCCGGTACCCTGATCGACGAGGGCTGGGTCGAGAAGCTGGAACTGATGGGCGTGGACCAGGTCAAGGTGCGTTCCGCCATTACCTGCGAGTCCCGCTACGGCGTCTGCTCCCAGTGCTACGGGCGCGACCTGGCCCGCGGGCATCGGGTGAACAGCGGCGAGGCGGTCGGCGTGATCGCCGCCCAGTCCATCGGCGAGCCGGGTACCCAGCTGACCATGCGTACCTTCCATATCGGCGGCGCGGCCAGCCGTTCGGCGACCGTGAACAACGTCGATGTGAAGGCCGCCGGCACCATCCGGCTGCACAACATCAAGACGGTCGCCAACAAGGAGGGCAACCTGGTGGCGGTGTCCCGCTCCGGCGAGATCGGCGTGGTCGACGCCAACGGCCGCGAGCGCGAGCGCTACAAGCTGCCCTACGGCGCGGTGCTGTCGGTCAATGACGGCGATGCCGTCGAGGCCGGCCAGATCGTGGCCAACTGGGACCCGCATACTCACCCGATCGTCACTGAGGGGGGCGGCCGGGTGCGGTTCTCGGATTTCATCGAGGGCGTCACGGTCAACCGCGAAACCGATGAGATCACCGGCCTGTCCAGTCTGATCGTCTCCGATCCCAAGCAGCGCGGCTCGGCGGGCAAGGACCTGCGGCCGATGGTCAAGCTGGTCGACGAGAAGGGCGACGAGCTCAAGATCGCCGGCACCGACATACCGGCCCACTACTTCCTGCCCGCCGGCGCCATCGTCGGGCTGGAGGACGGCGCCCCGGTGGAGATCGGTGACGTGGTGGCGCGCATCCCGCAGGAGTCCTCCAAGACCCGTGACATCACCGGCGGTCTGCCGCGCGTGGCGGACCTGTTCGAGGCCCGCAAACCCAAGGAGCCGGCCATTCTGGCCGAGATCTCCGGCACCGCCACCTTCGGCAAGGAGACCAAGGGCAAGCAGCGCCTGGTCATCACCCCGGCCGACGGCGATGCGCACGAGGAACTGATTCCCAAGTGGCGCCACGTCACCGTGTTCGAGGGCGAACACGTGGAGAAGGGCGAGACCATCGTCGACGGCGAGCCCAATCCGCATGACATCCTGCGCCTGCTGGGCGTGACCGAGATGGCCAATTATGTGGTCAAGGAGATCCAGGACGTCTACCGGCTGCAGGGCGTGAAGATCAACGACAAGCACATCGAGGTGATCATCCGCCAGATGATGCGCAAGGTGGAGATCCTGGAGCCCGGCGATACCCGCTTCCTCAGGGGCGAACAGGTCGAGAAGGCGATACTGCTGGAGGAGAACGAGAAGGCCGAGGCCGAGGGCAAGGTCCCGGCCAGCTACAACATTCTCCTGCTGGGTATCACCAAGGCCTCGCTGGCGACCGAATCCTTCATCTCGGCGGCCTCCTTCCAGGAGACCACCCGGGTGCTGACCGAGGCCGCCACCCGCGGCGGGCGCGACGAACTGCGCGGACTGAAGGAGAATGTCATCGTGGGTCGCCTGATCCCGGCGGGAACCGGGCTGGCGCATCACGACGAGCGCCGCCGTCTGCGTCATGCCGACCTCGCCGGAGAGGCCGCCGCGGCCGCCTTCGCCGAGCCCGCCGAGGTGGAGTCCGCCGTCGAGTCTTCCGCCGAGTCGCCTGACGAGTCGGATTCCTGA
- the rplJ gene encoding 50S ribosomal protein L10, with amino-acid sequence MALSLEQKKTVVAEVSEVAASAYSAVAAEYRGLTVDQMTALRRKARENGVYVRVVKNTLARRAVQGTEFECISDSLVGPLMLAFSQEDPGAAARVVKDFTKETDKLQVKFLALSGKLLPANDLERLAKLPTRDEALAILMMLMKAPTEKLARTLNEVPGKLVRTVAAIRDQKEQAA; translated from the coding sequence ATGGCACTGAGTCTTGAGCAGAAGAAGACCGTGGTTGCCGAGGTGTCCGAAGTGGCCGCAAGCGCCTATTCCGCCGTGGCGGCGGAATATCGCGGTCTGACCGTGGACCAGATGACCGCGCTGCGCCGCAAGGCGCGGGAAAACGGCGTCTATGTCCGGGTCGTGAAGAACACCCTGGCCCGTCGTGCCGTTCAGGGCACCGAGTTCGAGTGCATTTCAGACAGCCTGGTGGGCCCGCTGATGCTGGCCTTCTCCCAGGAGGATCCGGGCGCTGCCGCCCGTGTGGTCAAGGACTTCACCAAGGAGACTGACAAGCTCCAGGTCAAGTTTCTTGCCCTCAGCGGCAAACTGCTCCCGGCCAATGATCTGGAACGCCTGGCCAAGCTGCCGACTCGCGATGAAGCCCTGGCAATCCTGATGATGCTGATGAAGGCCCCGACCGAGAAGCTGGCCCGCACCCTCAACGAGGTGCCGGGCAAGCTGGTTCGCACCGTGGCGGCCATCCGCGATCAGAAGGAACAGGCGGCCTGA